One window of the Microvirga mediterraneensis genome contains the following:
- a CDS encoding ubiquinone biosynthesis hydroxylase, translating to MSAATGMERPRIVIAGGGLAGLSLALALKKALGDGIGVVMCDPALKRDPHGDKRSYAIAAAARRMLTALGTWNQVADRAQPILDMVITDSRLQDPVRPTFLTFAGDVDGHEPFAHMITAGDLTAALLEACREVGIDLRAEGVKGFALHGAHTEVSLTNGDSLRASLLVAADGARSRLREQAGIGWISWPYHQSGIVATIAHERDHEGRAVEHFLPSGPFAILPLKAEPQADGSLRHRSSIVWTERAENVPALLDSPPDDLLAELERRFGLQLGRLAFETRPQAFPLSFGVARSFVGERLALLGDAAHVIHPIAGQGLNLGLHDAAVLAEIVTDALRLGMDPGAADVLDQYERARRADITAMGLMTDGLNRLFSNDILPVRLIRDLGLGLVDRMPGLKRFFIREAAGLRGGEAPRLLRGETL from the coding sequence ATGAGCGCAGCGACGGGGATGGAGCGGCCGCGCATCGTCATTGCGGGCGGGGGCCTCGCGGGTCTGTCCCTGGCGCTGGCGCTGAAGAAGGCGCTCGGCGACGGGATCGGCGTGGTCATGTGCGATCCTGCCCTCAAACGCGATCCGCACGGAGACAAGCGCTCCTATGCGATTGCTGCTGCGGCGCGGCGGATGCTGACGGCGCTGGGGACCTGGAATCAGGTCGCCGACAGGGCCCAGCCGATCCTCGACATGGTGATCACCGACAGCCGCCTGCAGGACCCGGTGCGGCCGACCTTCCTCACCTTCGCGGGCGACGTGGACGGGCACGAGCCCTTCGCCCACATGATCACGGCGGGCGACCTGACCGCCGCCCTGCTGGAGGCCTGCCGGGAGGTCGGGATCGATCTCAGGGCCGAGGGCGTGAAGGGCTTCGCCCTGCATGGCGCCCATACGGAGGTGTCCCTGACGAACGGCGACAGCCTGCGGGCCTCGCTGCTCGTGGCTGCCGACGGCGCGCGCTCGCGCCTGCGGGAGCAGGCGGGCATCGGCTGGATTTCCTGGCCCTACCACCAATCCGGCATCGTGGCGACCATTGCCCATGAGCGCGATCACGAGGGAAGGGCCGTCGAGCATTTCCTGCCCTCCGGCCCTTTCGCGATCCTGCCGCTGAAAGCCGAGCCGCAGGCCGACGGCAGCCTCAGGCACCGTTCGTCCATCGTCTGGACCGAGCGCGCCGAGAACGTGCCGGCCCTGCTGGATTCGCCTCCGGACGATCTCCTCGCCGAACTCGAGCGCCGCTTCGGGCTGCAGCTCGGCAGACTCGCATTCGAGACGAGGCCTCAGGCCTTCCCCCTGTCCTTCGGAGTCGCCCGCTCCTTCGTGGGCGAGCGGCTGGCGCTCCTGGGCGACGCGGCCCACGTGATCCACCCGATCGCCGGCCAGGGGCTCAATCTCGGCCTGCACGATGCGGCGGTGCTCGCCGAGATCGTGACCGACGCCCTGCGCCTCGGCATGGACCCCGGCGCGGCCGACGTGCTCGACCAGTATGAACGGGCGCGCCGCGCCGACATCACGGCGATGGGCCTGATGACGGATGGCCTCAACCGCCTGTTCTCGAACGACATCCTGCCCGTGCGCCTGATCCGCGACCTCGGCCTCGGCCTCGTCGACCGGATGCCGGGCCTGAAGCGCTTCTTCATCCGCGAGGCGGCCGGCCTGCGCGGCGGCGAAGCGCCGCGGCTGTTGAGGGGCGAGACTCTCTGA
- the ppa gene encoding inorganic diphosphatase, giving the protein MRLDAIKIGKNPPDDVNVVIEVPLGGEPIKYEMDKESGALFVDRFLYTSMRYPGNYGFIPHTLSGDGDPCDVLVANTRAIAPGAVMNVRPVGVLVMEDDGGQDEKIIAVPSSKLTQRYDRVATYTDLPEITIKQIEHFFEHYKDLEPGKWAKIIRWGDAEEARRLIVEAIERAKKQG; this is encoded by the coding sequence ATGCGCCTTGACGCGATCAAGATTGGAAAGAACCCGCCGGACGACGTGAATGTCGTGATCGAAGTGCCCCTCGGCGGCGAGCCCATCAAGTACGAGATGGACAAGGAATCCGGCGCGCTCTTCGTCGACCGCTTCCTCTACACCTCCATGCGGTATCCGGGCAATTACGGCTTCATCCCTCACACGCTCTCGGGCGACGGCGATCCCTGCGACGTGCTTGTCGCCAACACCCGCGCCATCGCGCCGGGCGCCGTCATGAACGTGCGCCCCGTGGGCGTTCTGGTGATGGAGGACGACGGCGGCCAGGACGAGAAGATCATCGCCGTTCCGTCGAGCAAGCTGACCCAGCGCTACGACCGGGTGGCGACCTATACGGATCTGCCCGAGATCACCATCAAGCAGATCGAGCACTTCTTCGAGCACTACAAGGACCTGGAGCCCGGCAAATGGGCCAAGATCATCCGCTGGGGCGACGCCGAAGAGGCCCGCCGCCTGATCGTCGAGGCGATCGAGCGGGCGAAGAAGCAGGGCTGA
- a CDS encoding GNAT family N-acetyltransferase encodes MSDLLVSIRHAKSGDAQALSRVFDAAWREAYLGIIPGVTLDKMFARRSARWWSSTVARGRPLVVLDMGQGAVGYASYGRCRDRSLPANGEIDELYLLPEYQGVGFGRRLFNAVRNDLKARGMDRIVVWALEANERACAFYAGMGGRTIARVEERIGGTPLAKVAYLFR; translated from the coding sequence ATGAGCGACCTTCTCGTCAGTATCCGTCACGCCAAGTCCGGGGATGCCCAGGCGCTCTCGCGGGTCTTCGATGCTGCCTGGCGAGAGGCATATCTCGGCATTATCCCGGGAGTGACCCTCGACAAGATGTTCGCCCGGCGCAGCGCGCGCTGGTGGAGCTCCACGGTGGCGCGCGGGCGTCCGCTGGTGGTGCTCGACATGGGCCAGGGCGCCGTCGGCTACGCTTCCTACGGCCGCTGCCGCGACCGGTCGCTGCCGGCGAACGGGGAGATCGACGAACTCTACCTGCTGCCGGAATACCAGGGCGTCGGCTTCGGGCGGCGCCTGTTCAACGCAGTGCGCAACGACCTGAAAGCGCGCGGGATGGACAGGATCGTGGTCTGGGCGCTCGAGGCCAACGAGCGCGCCTGCGCCTTCTACGCGGGCATGGGCGGGCGGACGATCGCGCGGGTCGAGGAGCGGATCGGCGGAACGCCGCTTGCCAAGGTCGCCTATCTGTTCCGGTGA
- the acnA gene encoding aconitate hydratase AcnA, whose amino-acid sequence MTLNNSFNARQTLHVGDKSYTYYSLVEAEKNGLKGASKLPFSMKVLLENLLRYEDGRTVTKADIEAVAAWLNNKGKDEKEIAYRPARVLMQDFTGVPAVVDLAAMRDAMKNLGGDPRKINPLVPVDLVIDHSVIVDEFGTPKAFDRNVELEYQRNGERYRFLKWGQTAFENFSVVPPGTGICHQVNLEFLSQTVWTRKDTATGEETAYPDTLVGTDSHTTMVNGLAVLGWGVGGIEAEAAMLGQPVSMLIPEVIGFKLTGKLKEGVTATDLVLTVTQMLRKKGVVGKFVEFYGPGLTDMSVADRSTIGNMAPEYGATCGFFPIDRKTIDYLRTTSRTDERVALVEAYAKAQGMWLTPETPDPVFTDTLELDLGDVVPSLAGPKRPQDRVTLDTSKPEFLGAMEKEFRKAGEIGKRVKVDDANYDLGHGDVVIAAITSCTNTSNPSVMIGAGLLARNAVAKGLTSKPWVKTSLAPGSQIVEEYFKKAGLQGDLDALGFNLVGFGCTTCIGNSGPLPENISKAINDNDLVAVSVLSGNRNFEGRVNPDVRANYLASPPLVVAYALAGSMLVDLTKDPLGTGSDGKPVYLKDIWPSSAEVQDFIDRTITSELFKTRYADVFSGDENWKKVTFEPGLTYEWDMGSTYVQNPPYFEGMTKEPKPVTDILNARILGLFQDSITTDHISPAGNIRAASPAGEYLQAHQVRVADFNQYGTRRGNHEVMMRGTFANIRIKNQMVKDESGHVVEGGYTIHQPSGERMFIYDAAMRYKAEGVPLVVLAGKEYGTGSSRDWAAKGTNLLGVRAVIAESFERIHRSNLVGMGVAPFVFEQGTSWETLGLKGDETVTIKGLAGELKPRQRMEMEVTSSDGSVRKVPVHCRIDTLEEVEYFRNGGILHYVLRQLAA is encoded by the coding sequence GTGACGCTCAACAACAGCTTCAATGCCCGCCAGACACTTCATGTCGGCGACAAGTCCTATACCTATTACTCCCTCGTCGAGGCCGAGAAGAACGGCCTGAAAGGCGCCTCGAAGCTGCCCTTCTCCATGAAGGTGCTGCTCGAGAACCTGCTCCGCTACGAAGACGGCCGCACGGTCACCAAAGCCGACATCGAGGCCGTGGCCGCATGGCTGAACAACAAGGGCAAGGACGAGAAGGAAATCGCCTATCGCCCCGCCCGCGTCCTGATGCAGGATTTCACCGGCGTTCCGGCCGTGGTCGATCTCGCGGCCATGCGCGACGCCATGAAGAACCTCGGCGGCGACCCGCGCAAGATCAACCCGCTCGTCCCGGTCGACCTCGTGATCGACCACTCGGTGATCGTCGACGAGTTCGGCACCCCGAAGGCCTTCGACCGCAACGTGGAGCTGGAATACCAGCGCAACGGCGAGCGCTACCGCTTCCTCAAGTGGGGCCAGACCGCTTTCGAAAACTTCTCCGTCGTTCCCCCGGGCACCGGCATCTGCCACCAGGTGAACCTGGAATTCCTGTCCCAGACCGTCTGGACCCGCAAGGATACGGCGACCGGTGAAGAGACCGCCTATCCGGACACCCTGGTCGGCACCGATTCGCACACCACCATGGTCAACGGCCTCGCCGTTCTCGGCTGGGGCGTGGGCGGCATCGAGGCGGAGGCCGCCATGCTCGGCCAGCCGGTCTCCATGCTCATCCCCGAAGTCATCGGCTTCAAGCTCACCGGCAAGCTTAAAGAGGGCGTGACCGCCACCGACCTGGTGCTCACCGTCACCCAGATGCTGCGCAAGAAGGGCGTGGTCGGCAAGTTCGTGGAATTCTACGGCCCCGGCCTCACCGACATGTCGGTGGCCGACCGCTCGACCATCGGCAACATGGCTCCCGAATACGGCGCCACCTGCGGGTTCTTCCCCATCGACCGGAAGACCATCGATTACCTGCGCACCACCAGCCGCACCGATGAGCGCGTGGCCCTCGTCGAGGCCTATGCCAAGGCCCAGGGCATGTGGCTCACCCCCGAGACGCCGGATCCGGTCTTCACCGACACCCTCGAGCTCGACCTCGGCGACGTGGTTCCCTCGCTCGCCGGCCCGAAGCGCCCGCAGGACCGCGTGACGCTGGACACCTCGAAACCTGAATTCCTCGGCGCCATGGAGAAGGAATTCCGCAAGGCGGGTGAAATCGGAAAGCGCGTGAAGGTGGACGACGCCAATTACGATCTCGGCCACGGCGACGTGGTGATCGCGGCGATCACCTCCTGCACCAACACCTCGAACCCGAGCGTGATGATCGGCGCCGGCCTTCTGGCCCGCAACGCCGTCGCCAAGGGCCTGACCTCCAAGCCGTGGGTGAAGACCTCGCTCGCGCCTGGGTCGCAGATCGTCGAGGAATACTTCAAGAAGGCCGGCCTTCAGGGTGACCTCGATGCGCTGGGCTTCAACCTCGTCGGCTTCGGCTGCACCACCTGCATCGGCAATTCGGGCCCGCTGCCGGAGAACATCTCGAAGGCGATCAACGACAACGACCTCGTGGCCGTGTCGGTGCTCTCGGGCAACCGCAACTTCGAAGGCCGCGTGAACCCGGACGTGCGCGCCAACTACCTCGCCTCCCCTCCGCTTGTGGTGGCCTACGCGCTCGCCGGCTCCATGCTGGTGGACCTGACCAAGGATCCGCTGGGCACGGGCTCGGACGGGAAGCCGGTGTACCTGAAGGACATCTGGCCCTCCTCGGCCGAGGTGCAGGACTTCATCGACCGCACGATCACGAGCGAGCTGTTCAAGACCCGCTACGCGGACGTGTTCTCGGGCGACGAGAACTGGAAGAAGGTCACCTTCGAGCCGGGCCTCACCTACGAGTGGGACATGGGTTCCACCTATGTACAGAACCCGCCTTACTTCGAGGGCATGACCAAGGAGCCGAAGCCGGTCACGGACATCCTGAACGCGCGCATCCTCGGCCTCTTCCAGGATTCGATCACCACCGACCACATCTCGCCCGCAGGCAACATCCGCGCCGCATCGCCGGCCGGTGAATACCTGCAGGCTCACCAGGTGCGCGTCGCCGACTTCAACCAGTACGGCACCCGTCGCGGCAACCACGAAGTCATGATGCGCGGCACCTTCGCCAACATCCGCATCAAGAACCAGATGGTGAAGGACGAGAGCGGCCACGTGGTCGAGGGCGGCTATACCATCCACCAGCCCTCCGGCGAGCGGATGTTCATCTACGACGCGGCCATGCGCTACAAGGCAGAGGGCGTTCCGCTGGTCGTCCTCGCCGGCAAGGAATACGGCACCGGCTCGTCGCGCGACTGGGCGGCCAAGGGCACGAACCTGCTCGGGGTGCGCGCCGTCATCGCCGAGAGCTTCGAGCGCATCCACCGCTCGAACCTGGTCGGCATGGGTGTCGCTCCCTTCGTGTTCGAGCAGGGCACGTCCTGGGAGACGCTCGGCCTGAAGGGCGACGAGACCGTCACCATCAAGGGTCTCGCCGGCGAACTGAAGCCGCGCCAGCGTATGGAGATGGAAGTCACCTCCTCCGACGGATCGGTGCGCAAGGTGCCGGTGCATTGCCGCATCGATACGCTGGAGGAGGTCGAGTACTTCCGCAACGGCGGCATCCTGCACTACGTCCTGCGCCAGCTCGCGGCGTAA
- the ccmA gene encoding heme ABC exporter ATP-binding protein CcmA, with protein MRLSVNDLACERGERRIFQGVSFVLESGEALVITGRNGAGKSTLLDLLAGRLTPAGGKILWEGAGERTLAECLHYVGHRDALKSALTAEENLTFARDFLGHPAMKPGEALDAVGLAHAARLPVAYLSAGQRRRVALARLLVAERPLWLLDEPTSALDTASQETLRLLLEKHREAGGMIAATTHSPLFLRDAKEIRIERVIRSSARVDAEHGEAGEAP; from the coding sequence TTGCGTCTGAGCGTTAACGATTTGGCCTGCGAACGGGGGGAGCGCCGAATCTTCCAGGGCGTTTCCTTCGTGCTCGAATCCGGCGAGGCCCTCGTGATCACCGGCCGCAACGGCGCGGGCAAATCCACCCTGCTGGATTTGCTCGCCGGGCGTCTGACACCCGCCGGCGGCAAGATCCTCTGGGAAGGCGCGGGCGAGCGCACGCTCGCCGAATGCCTGCATTACGTGGGCCATCGCGATGCCCTCAAGAGCGCGCTCACGGCAGAGGAGAACCTGACCTTCGCGCGAGACTTCCTCGGGCACCCGGCGATGAAGCCGGGAGAGGCGCTCGATGCCGTGGGCCTCGCCCACGCGGCCCGGCTGCCGGTGGCCTATCTCTCGGCCGGGCAACGGCGTCGCGTCGCGCTGGCCCGGCTCCTGGTGGCCGAACGTCCGCTCTGGCTTCTCGACGAGCCGACCTCGGCCCTCGATACCGCGTCCCAGGAAACCCTGCGCCTCCTGCTTGAGAAACATCGCGAAGCCGGCGGCATGATCGCGGCTACGACCCATTCGCCGCTGTTCCTGAGGGATGCGAAGGAAATCAGGATCGAACGCGTTATCCGTTCCTCTGCGAGGGTGGACGCCGAGCACGGTGAGGCGGGAGAAGCTCCATGA
- the ccmB gene encoding heme exporter protein CcmB encodes MISSFRALLIRDLKLAARVGGSGVMGLIFFLMIVTLIPFALGPDLNLLSRIGPAILWIAALLATLIGLDRLFQADQEDGSLDLLRLSHAPLEIVVLAKVLAYWLVTGLPLAIAAPFLGLLVALSPEGMLAIVATLLVGTPALTFIGAVGAALTASLRRGGLILAILVLPFMIPTLIFGVSAANAALGGTIPFATPFLILAALSLIAAVVGTIGAAAALRSGE; translated from the coding sequence ATGATCAGCTCCTTCCGCGCCCTCCTGATCCGCGACCTGAAGCTCGCCGCCCGCGTGGGCGGGTCGGGCGTCATGGGGCTCATCTTCTTCCTCATGATCGTGACGCTGATCCCCTTCGCGCTCGGGCCCGACCTCAACCTGCTCTCGCGCATCGGCCCGGCGATCCTCTGGATCGCCGCCCTGCTCGCGACGCTGATCGGCCTCGACCGGCTGTTCCAGGCCGATCAGGAAGACGGCTCCCTCGATCTTTTGAGGCTCTCGCACGCCCCCTTGGAAATCGTCGTGCTGGCAAAGGTTTTAGCCTATTGGCTCGTCACCGGCTTGCCGCTCGCCATCGCGGCGCCGTTCCTGGGCCTGCTGGTGGCGCTTTCGCCGGAAGGCATGCTCGCCATAGTGGCGACCCTGCTGGTGGGAACGCCCGCGCTCACCTTCATCGGCGCGGTTGGGGCCGCGCTCACCGCGTCCCTGCGGCGCGGCGGGTTGATTCTGGCGATTCTGGTCCTGCCCTTCATGATCCCGACCCTGATCTTCGGCGTGTCGGCCGCCAATGCCGCCCTGGGCGGCACGATCCCGTTCGCGACGCCGTTCCTGATCCTGGCCGCCCTGTCGCTGATCGCCGCCGTGGTCGGGACGATCGGAGCCGCCGCCGCTCTGCGGTCTGGGGAGTAG
- a CDS encoding ArsR/SmtB family transcription factor, with product MKEGPVIASVAALLGDPARANILTALMDGRALTVSELAEAAGVTLQTASGHLAKLDAANLLTAEKQGRHRYFRLSGPDVAQVLEALMGLAQRTGATRVRTGPKDAALRSARVCYDHLAGERGVALLKGALRRGLIEGGHDLVLTPKGRAFFADFGIDLTRLEKGRRPVCRACLDWSERHSHLGGALGAAILSRMTDRGWVRRGTGRVLTFTCEGTAQFDTAFSPA from the coding sequence ATGAAAGAAGGTCCCGTCATCGCCTCCGTGGCCGCGCTCCTCGGCGATCCGGCCCGCGCCAACATCCTCACCGCCCTCATGGACGGGCGGGCGCTCACCGTGAGCGAACTCGCGGAAGCGGCGGGGGTGACCCTCCAGACGGCCAGCGGCCATCTCGCCAAGCTTGATGCCGCCAACCTGCTCACGGCGGAGAAGCAGGGGCGGCACCGCTATTTCCGCCTCTCGGGTCCGGACGTGGCCCAGGTGCTCGAAGCCCTGATGGGTCTCGCCCAGCGCACGGGTGCCACCCGGGTCAGGACCGGCCCGAAGGACGCGGCGCTCCGGTCCGCCCGGGTCTGCTACGACCATCTCGCCGGGGAGCGCGGCGTCGCGCTCCTGAAGGGCGCACTGCGCCGGGGCCTCATCGAGGGCGGGCACGACCTGGTCCTTACGCCTAAGGGCCGCGCTTTCTTCGCCGATTTCGGCATCGATCTCACGCGGCTCGAAAAGGGCCGCCGGCCCGTCTGCCGCGCCTGCCTCGACTGGAGCGAGCGCCACAGCCACTTGGGCGGCGCCCTGGGGGCCGCGATCCTATCCCGCATGACCGACCGGGGTTGGGTCCGGCGCGGGACTGGGCGCGTTCTCACCTTCACCTGCGAGGGAACGGCGCAGTTCGATACGGCTTTCAGCCCCGCCTGA
- a CDS encoding NIPSNAP family protein: MIPCFIRYEIAPFKVPAFEEYARNGGQAIPRCGADLIGYYAPHEGSATTAYGLYNIRNLAEYEAYRERLKNDPMGRANYEFAKREQFIRREDRIFLRLASTPHAELIKP; the protein is encoded by the coding sequence ATGATCCCCTGCTTCATTCGTTACGAGATCGCCCCGTTCAAGGTGCCCGCCTTCGAGGAATATGCCCGCAACGGGGGCCAGGCCATTCCCCGCTGCGGCGCGGACCTCATCGGCTATTACGCGCCGCACGAAGGTTCCGCCACGACCGCCTATGGCCTCTACAACATCAGGAACCTCGCCGAGTACGAGGCCTATCGCGAGCGCCTGAAAAATGATCCGATGGGCCGGGCCAACTACGAATTTGCCAAACGAGAACAGTTCATCCGCCGCGAGGACCGGATCTTCCTGCGGCTGGCCTCGACCCCTCATGCGGAGCTGATCAAACCATGA
- a CDS encoding antibiotic biosynthesis monooxygenase family protein: MIAVIFEVWPEGDEGKRDYLGLAAALRSDLMEMDGFISIERFQSLTEPGKLLSLSFWRDEEAVRAWRNLPSHRSTQGAGRAGVFRDYRLRVAGVIRDYGLNEREQAPADSRAAHDGLMASG; encoded by the coding sequence ATGATCGCTGTGATCTTCGAAGTCTGGCCGGAAGGGGATGAGGGCAAGCGGGATTATCTCGGTCTCGCGGCGGCGCTGCGCTCCGACCTGATGGAGATGGACGGGTTCATCTCCATCGAGCGCTTCCAGAGCCTGACCGAGCCGGGCAAGCTCCTGTCGCTCTCGTTCTGGCGCGACGAGGAGGCCGTGCGGGCCTGGCGCAACCTGCCCTCCCACCGCTCCACGCAAGGGGCAGGCCGGGCCGGTGTCTTCCGCGATTACCGCCTGCGGGTCGCGGGCGTGATCCGCGATTACGGACTGAACGAGCGCGAGCAGGCGCCGGCGGACAGTCGGGCGGCGCATGACGGCCTTATGGCCTCAGGCTGA
- a CDS encoding M23 family metallopeptidase, which translates to MRLGFTSLVGLTLVALPAVAQDISLRLPVACEIGRTCFIQHYVDRDPSPAASDYQCGTLTYDAHDGTDIRVPTMAAQRAGIDVIAAADGKVLRVRDGVEDVSLSGRGRESVASTECGNGALIDQGNGWEAQYCHMAKGSLAVKPGDPVKAGDRIGKIGLSGMTEFPHLHFTLRKDGKPVDPFAYGAPEKSCGGGTSLWEASLQRTLAYQGGSVLNKGFAPGPVTMDAIESGAAEQDIPTTRSPALVAFVRAIGLKGGDVQTLTLFDPDGKPMAQNKAPPLDRAKAQWMAFAGVKQPQGGFRPGLYRAVYRVERDGKPAIEQAFGISLRP; encoded by the coding sequence ATGCGCCTTGGATTCACGAGCCTCGTCGGCCTTACTCTCGTCGCGCTTCCGGCGGTCGCGCAGGACATTTCCTTACGCCTGCCCGTCGCCTGCGAGATCGGCCGGACCTGCTTCATCCAGCATTACGTGGACCGCGACCCGTCGCCGGCCGCGAGCGACTATCAATGCGGCACCCTCACCTACGACGCCCATGACGGCACCGATATCCGGGTGCCGACCATGGCGGCCCAGAGGGCCGGAATCGATGTGATCGCGGCGGCCGACGGCAAGGTGCTGCGGGTCCGTGACGGCGTCGAGGACGTCTCCTTGTCCGGGCGAGGCCGGGAGAGCGTCGCCAGCACCGAATGCGGCAACGGCGCTCTGATCGATCAAGGCAACGGCTGGGAGGCGCAGTACTGCCACATGGCGAAGGGCAGCCTCGCGGTGAAGCCGGGCGATCCGGTGAAAGCCGGCGACCGGATCGGGAAGATCGGCCTGTCGGGCATGACGGAATTCCCGCACCTGCACTTCACCCTGCGCAAGGACGGCAAGCCCGTCGATCCCTTCGCCTATGGCGCGCCGGAGAAGTCCTGCGGCGGCGGCACATCGCTCTGGGAGGCCTCGCTCCAGCGCACCCTCGCCTATCAGGGCGGCAGCGTCCTCAACAAGGGCTTCGCCCCCGGTCCCGTGACCATGGACGCCATCGAATCCGGCGCGGCCGAACAGGATATCCCGACGACGAGGTCCCCTGCCCTCGTGGCCTTCGTCCGCGCCATCGGTCTGAAAGGCGGAGATGTTCAGACCCTCACCCTGTTCGATCCTGACGGCAAGCCGATGGCCCAGAACAAGGCTCCGCCCCTCGACCGGGCCAAGGCGCAATGGATGGCCTTTGCCGGTGTGAAGCAGCCGCAGGGCGGTTTCCGTCCCGGGCTCTACCGCGCCGTCTACCGGGTCGAGCGGGACGGAAAGCCCGCCATCGAGCAGGCCTTCGGGATCAGCCTGAGGCCATAA
- a CDS encoding heme ABC transporter permease: MIRELANPTRFMSLSGTLLPWVGGLAALVMAAGLYMVWFTAPADYQQGETVKIMYIHVPAAWLSLFFYMIMASSALGTLVWRHPLADVSQKAAAPIGAAFTLICLVTGSLWGKPMWGTYWQWDARLTSMLVMLLIYLGILALWRAIEEPNRAARAVSILTLVGAVNVPIVKFSVDWWNTLHQPASVFRLGGPTIHSSMLVPLLVMAVAFTLVGVALHLSGMRTEILRRRVRTLTILEAERLDAQAA; the protein is encoded by the coding sequence ATGATCCGTGAGCTTGCCAATCCGACCCGCTTCATGAGCCTCAGCGGCACGCTCCTGCCGTGGGTGGGAGGCCTGGCGGCGCTCGTCATGGCCGCCGGGCTCTACATGGTCTGGTTCACGGCTCCGGCCGATTACCAGCAGGGCGAGACGGTCAAGATCATGTATATCCACGTGCCGGCCGCGTGGCTGTCCCTGTTCTTCTACATGATCATGGCAAGCTCCGCGCTGGGCACCCTCGTGTGGCGGCACCCATTGGCCGACGTGTCGCAGAAGGCGGCTGCGCCCATCGGCGCCGCCTTCACGCTGATCTGCCTCGTCACCGGCTCGCTCTGGGGCAAGCCCATGTGGGGCACCTATTGGCAATGGGACGCGCGGCTGACGTCGATGCTGGTGATGCTGCTCATCTATCTCGGCATCCTGGCGCTCTGGCGCGCCATCGAAGAGCCGAACCGGGCTGCCCGGGCCGTGTCGATCCTGACCCTCGTGGGCGCGGTGAACGTACCCATCGTCAAATTCTCCGTCGATTGGTGGAACACCCTGCACCAGCCGGCCTCCGTGTTCCGCCTCGGCGGGCCGACGATCCATTCCTCCATGCTCGTGCCGCTCCTTGTCATGGCCGTCGCCTTCACGTTGGTCGGCGTGGCGCTGCATCTCTCCGGCATGCGCACGGAGATCCTGCGCCGCCGGGTGCGCACGCTCACCATCCTCGAGGCCGAGCGCCTCGACGCACAGGCCGCCTGA
- the ccmD gene encoding heme exporter protein CcmD, whose translation MSHTFFIAFSYILTALVVAGLILRAVIDHRIQVRALAELESRGIGRRSRRG comes from the coding sequence ATGTCGCACACGTTCTTCATCGCATTCTCCTACATCCTGACGGCGCTGGTGGTCGCAGGATTGATCCTGCGCGCGGTGATCGACCATCGCATCCAGGTCCGCGCGCTGGCCGAGCTCGAATCGCGTGGCATCGGCCGGAGGTCACGCCGTGGCTGA
- a CDS encoding DsbE family thiol:disulfide interchange protein, protein MADVVERPRSRLIFLLPALVFGALVVLFGVQLISGKNPAEVPSVLINKPVPIFTLAPLEGLRANGQPVPGFSNEDLKGRVTVVNVWASWCAPCRQEHPLLVDLAKDPSIRVVGINQKDNPDNARRFLGALGNPYAAVGVDPNGRASIDWGVYGVPETFIVGPDGTIRYKHIGPLTPENFAGFKERLSQIPRA, encoded by the coding sequence GTGGCTGACGTCGTCGAGCGCCCGCGCTCCCGCCTGATCTTCCTGCTGCCCGCGCTCGTCTTCGGCGCGTTGGTGGTGCTCTTCGGCGTACAGCTGATTTCAGGAAAAAACCCGGCCGAGGTGCCATCGGTCCTGATCAACAAGCCCGTGCCGATCTTCACCCTCGCGCCTCTCGAAGGCCTGCGGGCCAATGGCCAACCCGTGCCCGGCTTCTCGAACGAGGACCTCAAGGGCCGCGTGACGGTGGTGAATGTCTGGGCGTCCTGGTGCGCCCCCTGTCGACAGGAGCATCCGCTGCTGGTGGATCTTGCCAAGGACCCGTCGATCCGCGTGGTCGGCATCAACCAGAAGGACAACCCGGACAACGCCCGCCGTTTCCTCGGCGCGCTCGGCAATCCCTATGCCGCCGTCGGCGTCGACCCTAACGGCCGCGCCTCCATCGACTGGGGCGTCTACGGCGTGCCCGAGACCTTCATCGTCGGTCCGGACGGCACCATCCGGTACAAGCATATCGGCCCGCTGACGCCGGAGAATTTTGCAGGTTTCAAGGAGCGCCTGAGCCAAATCCCGCGCGCTTGA